Genomic window (Streptosporangium brasiliense):
CCCGGTTGGCCCGGCCGGGGAGCTGGATGTCGAGCACCCAGCGCTGCCTGCGCGGGTCGATCACCGCGTCGTCGTCGAGGATCCAGGACGGCTCGGGGCGGCGGAAGGTGCACTCGCGGCAGGCCCAGTCGTTCTCGGCCGTGCGGGAGGTGACCATGCCCGAGACGTGGCCGCCGGGCGGGGTGTATTCCATGCCCTTGCGGTCGAGCGGGCCGCCGCACTCCGGGCAGCACCAGGAGTCTTCCTTCCACGGCTGCCCGGCCGACACCCAGGTGACCCTGGTGGCCGTGGAGGCGCCCCAGGTCACCAGCGGGTCGTCGGCGTTGGCGATCACGTGGGTGTTCTTGCCGGCGAGCGCCCGGCGCCACTTCTGGGCCAGCAGCCAGATCTCACCGGCCCGGTCCATCTGGTCGCGGCTGAGGTTCATCAGGACGATCACGCCGGCCCCGGTGGTGTCGATCACCTCGGGCAGGTATTTCTCGTCGACCTCCAGGACGCCGTAGGGGGCGTCCTTGGCCGACGACAGCGCCGATACGTGCCCGGCGGGCATGTTGGCGCCGAAGGCGTTGGTGGCGACGTCGCCGAGGTCCTGCAGCGCGGAGGTGATCAGGCGGGTCGTGGTGGTCTTGCCGTTGGTCGCGCTCACCAGCGCCAGCTTGCGGTCCTGCGCGAGCTGGCGCAGCAGGTCGGGCTCCAGCGCCAGGCCGACCCGGCCGCCGATCACCGATCCGTCGCCGCGGCCGGTCGCCCTGGACAGGGTCGCGGCCGTCCGGCCGAGAGCACTCGCGAGCTGCGCCCGCAGCGGAAGCTGAGTCATGCCGTCTCCTCGCCTAGCGGCCTGTCACAGGACGGCTCGGCAAGCCGGGCCTGGTCCGCCGAATCGCTCATGCCGCAGATCCTAGCCGTGGTTGGGCGCTGTCCCCGTCCGGCGGCGCCCCGCGCCGGTCCGTGAAGGGCACGGTCCGGACGCGGGCGGCCGAGGGCCCGGGCACGGATGTCCGAGGACCCGGGCACGGGCGCCCAGAGGTCCGGGCGCGCTCCCCGCAGCCCCCGGCGCCGGGCACGGGCCCGCGCCACCAGGGCCGCGGGCCGGCCCGCTCCTGGGAAGGCCGTTGGCGCGGCCTCGGGGACAATCACCACGGATCGCTTCATACAGTGATGATTACACTACTCGCTGAAAGCGAGTTCGGCGGTCTCCGGTGACGCCGCGTCGAACGGCAGCACGAAGCGGTGCGGCCAGGACAGCACGCTCTCCAGCCAGCCCGCCCCCATCGTCTGGGCCACGTGCCGCAGCCGCTCGGCCGGGTCGACGCCGATCGTCACCGTGAGGATGTCCCGCTCCACGCCCTCGTGCCCGTCGTCGCCGAGGATCACCCGCCAGGCCAGTGCCCGGTTGCGGTCCACCTCCATGGAGAGCGGGTGGTGACGCAGCGCCTTGGCCCGGTGGCCGAGCAGTTCGGCGCCGTTCGCGGGGCGGCTGAACAGCGGGTATTCCATGACCGGCGCGGCGCCGCGCGGGTTGGGCGCGGGCTGCCCGTGGGGGAACAGCCGGTCCACCTCGTGCAGCCAGCGGACCTGCGGGATGACCCAGGCGGGGCCGGGCCGCTCGCCGACCTCCCGGTCGGGCCCCAGCAGCCGGGTCGCCGCCGTGGCCACCTGCTCGGTCAGCTTCACCGGGTCGCTGACGGTCCGCAGCGACCACGCCCGGCGGCCCACGCTGCGCTCCACCGCCGTGGCGAGCAGGCATTCCCGCCGCCGCAGCGGGAGCTCGGCCCACAGGTCGGCCAGCGCCCGGGGGACCCCCGGGACCGGCCGGTCGGTGCAGAAGGCCAGCACCAGGGTGTCGGTCCAGATCCGCAGCCAGGCCCACTCGGGCGCGTCGGCGAGCAGGTCGGCCTCGCGGAGCTCGACGAGCGTGCACGCCCGGCCGGTCCTGCACTCCTGGCCGCACGCCGCCGAACGGCGGCCGCAGATCGGCGGCATGTGGCCGGGGACCAGCCGCTCGCGGTCCTCCCCCAGCGGCACCTGGACCCGCAGCGGCCGGTCCATCCCGTCGGCGAAGACCGCCGCGACGCCCGGCTGCAACGAGACGACCTGCCGCGACTGCTCCTCGCTCAGGTTCATCGCGGCCCCCACGAGCTGCCGGTCGTCCTCGGCCGGGAGCCGGTGCACGACCTTCAGCGCCGTGTTCTTCACGACGTCGGAGACCAGCTTGGTGGGGATCTGCTCGGCCACCACGATGCCCTCGCCGTACGCGCGGATCTCGGCGAGCATGCCCGCCAGGAGCT
Coding sequences:
- a CDS encoding MurT ligase domain-containing protein — protein: MTQLPLRAQLASALGRTAATLSRATGRGDGSVIGGRVGLALEPDLLRQLAQDRKLALVSATNGKTTTTRLITSALQDLGDVATNAFGANMPAGHVSALSSAKDAPYGVLEVDEKYLPEVIDTTGAGVIVLMNLSRDQMDRAGEIWLLAQKWRRALAGKNTHVIANADDPLVTWGASTATRVTWVSAGQPWKEDSWCCPECGGPLDRKGMEYTPPGGHVSGMVTSRTAENDWACRECTFRRPEPSWILDDDAVIDPRRQRWVLDIQLPGRANRANAVIALATAETFGLPIQRALPRLREVKSVAGRYTTVQRDGRHARLLLAKNPAGWLEAFDVLDRSLPVILSVNAQGPDGRDTSWLWDVDYRVLRGRPVYVAGERRLDLALRLDVAGVPFQLVDSFEQALAAQPPGKVDVIANYTAFQQIRSEFGRAV